The Aquisalimonas asiatica genome has a window encoding:
- the fdhF gene encoding formate dehydrogenase subunit alpha: MTAVDVKARVVDSVCPYCGVGCALSWVVDTQGNRILEARGRDGAANEGRLCVKGRYGFDYATHAHRLTKPLVRRENAYPKGALSWDDNGPRRPGGPVDPETVLPHFREASWEEALERVGQGLGGIRDTHGGDALAGFGSAKGSNEEAYLFQKLVRAGFGTNNVDHCTRLCHASSVAALLEGIGSGGVTNIVRDIERADVALITGCNPTENHPVAATFMKDAAANGTELLVVNTRRPRIADYAAMYLEIRPGTDVAFYNAMMHVIINEGLTDDAFIAARTENVEAIRENVQEYSPEAVAGLVGVDAERITEAARRFGRANAAMLFWGMGISQHTHGTDNARCLIALAMITGNTGRPGTGLHPLRGQNNVQGASDAGLIPMMYPDYQKVSDPDAQARFEALWGRTLSPEPGRTVTEITDGALDGAIRGMYILGENPFVSDPDVAKVRKALGKLEFLVVQDIFLTETAEFADVILPGSAFAEKTGTVTNTDRRVQVGRQALQPPGEARQDWQIICDIGERIGYPMRYPDVSAVFDEFASATGSYAGLSHAVLGDRGRWYPCPDPEHSEGEPIVFKETFPRGRALLVPARQSPPVEATDAAYPLVLNTGRVLEHWHTGTMTRRSAALHDISPEGFVEIHPDDAAAYGVADGGWVEVTSRRGQIRIRARLRDRVARGSVFIPMHFREACANVLTHPAVDPFGKIPAFKYCAVRVDPVAAEDGA, translated from the coding sequence ATGACTGCCGTTGACGTCAAGGCGCGGGTTGTGGATTCCGTGTGCCCCTACTGCGGCGTGGGCTGCGCGCTCTCCTGGGTGGTGGACACCCAGGGCAACCGTATTCTCGAGGCGCGCGGCCGGGACGGCGCGGCGAACGAGGGGCGCCTGTGTGTCAAAGGCCGCTACGGGTTCGATTACGCCACCCATGCCCATCGCCTCACCAAGCCTCTGGTCCGCCGTGAGAACGCCTATCCCAAGGGCGCGCTCTCATGGGACGACAACGGGCCGCGGCGCCCGGGCGGGCCGGTGGATCCGGAGACGGTGCTGCCGCACTTCCGCGAGGCCTCCTGGGAGGAGGCCCTGGAGCGCGTGGGGCAGGGGCTTGGCGGCATTCGTGACACCCATGGCGGTGATGCACTGGCCGGATTCGGTTCGGCAAAGGGCTCCAACGAGGAGGCGTACCTGTTCCAGAAGCTGGTGCGTGCCGGATTCGGCACCAACAACGTGGATCACTGCACGCGCCTGTGCCACGCGTCCTCCGTGGCGGCATTGCTGGAGGGGATCGGCTCCGGTGGTGTCACCAATATCGTGCGCGACATCGAGCGTGCCGACGTGGCGCTGATCACCGGCTGCAACCCCACCGAGAACCACCCCGTGGCAGCCACGTTCATGAAAGATGCCGCCGCCAACGGCACCGAGCTGCTGGTGGTGAACACCCGCCGGCCGCGTATCGCCGACTACGCCGCCATGTACCTGGAGATCCGGCCCGGCACCGACGTGGCGTTCTACAACGCCATGATGCACGTGATCATCAACGAAGGGCTCACCGACGACGCGTTCATCGCCGCGCGCACGGAGAACGTCGAGGCCATTCGCGAGAACGTGCAGGAGTACAGCCCCGAGGCCGTTGCCGGACTGGTGGGGGTGGACGCCGAGCGTATTACCGAAGCGGCGCGCCGGTTCGGTCGCGCGAATGCCGCCATGCTGTTCTGGGGCATGGGCATTTCCCAGCATACCCACGGCACCGACAACGCCCGCTGCCTGATTGCCCTGGCCATGATCACCGGCAATACCGGCCGGCCCGGCACGGGTCTGCACCCGTTGCGGGGGCAGAATAACGTCCAGGGTGCGTCGGATGCCGGTCTCATCCCGATGATGTACCCCGACTACCAGAAGGTGAGCGACCCTGACGCCCAGGCGCGCTTCGAGGCGTTGTGGGGGCGTACGCTCTCGCCCGAGCCGGGGCGCACCGTTACCGAGATCACGGACGGGGCGCTGGACGGGGCCATCCGCGGCATGTACATCCTCGGTGAGAATCCGTTCGTCTCCGACCCGGATGTGGCGAAGGTGCGCAAGGCGCTGGGGAAGCTCGAGTTTCTTGTGGTCCAGGATATCTTCCTGACGGAAACGGCCGAGTTCGCCGACGTGATTCTCCCCGGCAGCGCCTTCGCCGAGAAGACCGGCACTGTCACCAACACGGACCGGCGCGTGCAGGTGGGGCGTCAGGCCCTGCAGCCGCCGGGTGAGGCGCGGCAGGACTGGCAGATCATCTGCGACATTGGCGAGCGCATCGGGTATCCCATGCGCTATCCCGATGTCTCCGCGGTATTCGACGAGTTTGCTTCCGCCACCGGCAGTTATGCCGGGCTCAGTCATGCGGTTCTGGGTGATCGCGGCCGCTGGTACCCCTGTCCGGACCCGGAGCACTCGGAAGGCGAACCCATCGTGTTCAAGGAGACCTTCCCCCGGGGGCGGGCGCTGCTTGTGCCGGCGCGCCAGTCACCGCCGGTGGAGGCCACCGACGCGGCGTATCCGCTGGTGCTCAACACCGGTCGGGTGCTTGAACACTGGCACACCGGCACCATGACCCGGCGCTCCGCCGCGCTCCACGACATCAGCCCGGAAGGCTTCGTGGAGATCCACCCGGACGACGCCGCCGCATACGGCGTCGCGGACGGCGGCTGGGTTGAGGTCACCTCGCGCCGCGGCCAGATCCGTATCCGCGCGCGGCTGCGGGATCGCGTGGCCCGTGGCAGCGTGTTCATTCCCATGCACTTCCGCGAAGCCTGCGCCAACGTGCTGACCCATCCGGCGGTGGACCCGTTCGGCAAGATCCCGGCGTTCAAGTACTGCGCCGTGCGGGTGGATCCGGTTGCCGCGGAGGACGGTGCCTGA
- a CDS encoding DUF3726 domain-containing protein: MMRISHNELLSMARKAFEGLGFDAGDREDAAHMVLWLERHGLDGLQELRKAIDFLPGDRERPLQTLYRGGGLYVMDAGGASVLCHGAVAVDAGIAMAQRHPLATVRLEGCHNRLFILADLARSCRHGVSALAVWRNEHGHHPRDYVVAQRAGDPLPTVRVYRDDTLAEPPVDQGMTLVFSRDFDLLPQLHPDVDADRVHYSALPDDLVESSRQRLASSITVDEALWERLRGLAMRILVEASDQSRRGAGE, translated from the coding sequence ATGATGAGGATCTCCCACAACGAGTTGCTGAGCATGGCGCGCAAGGCGTTCGAAGGGCTGGGGTTCGATGCCGGTGACCGTGAGGACGCTGCGCACATGGTGCTGTGGCTGGAGCGCCACGGGCTGGACGGGCTGCAGGAACTGCGAAAGGCGATCGACTTTCTGCCCGGTGACCGGGAGCGGCCGCTGCAGACGCTGTACCGGGGTGGTGGTCTGTACGTCATGGACGCCGGAGGCGCCAGTGTGCTGTGTCATGGCGCCGTTGCAGTGGACGCCGGCATCGCCATGGCGCAGCGCCATCCCCTGGCGACCGTGCGCCTGGAAGGGTGCCACAACCGGCTTTTCATTCTGGCGGATCTTGCCCGCAGTTGCCGGCATGGTGTCAGTGCCCTGGCTGTATGGCGCAACGAGCACGGTCACCATCCGCGTGATTACGTGGTGGCGCAGCGCGCCGGCGACCCGCTTCCTACGGTGCGGGTGTACAGGGACGACACGCTGGCTGAACCGCCCGTGGATCAGGGCATGACCCTGGTTTTCAGCCGGGATTTCGATCTACTGCCCCAGCTGCATCCGGACGTGGATGCCGACCGGGTCCACTATTCGGCACTGCCGGACGACCTGGTGGAATCCTCCCGTCAGCGGCTGGCCAGCAGCATCACCGTGGACGAAGCCCTGTGGGAACGGCTCAGGGGCCTGGCCATGCGGATCCTGGTGGAAGCCAGCGACCAGTCCCGACGCGGCGCCGGTGAGTGA
- a CDS encoding LysR substrate-binding domain-containing protein yields the protein MIDLKVSQIRYFLLVAEHGGFHAAAEHAHRTQPAISQAVRELERKLGEPLLEKGGKVQLTPYGEQAMPMLQGLVDHHDRVGEELQRLAHHEVGLLHIATVPSVASRLLPGLLEAFIRDHPGLDVTVQDGSADSVMALVKARQVDFGITSALGPLEEFRVEPVYHDRIGVVFRDDHPLATATGALAWEALRPYKLIRNGTSRLLEHTEAAPLLAGSQLYVSNMISLLALLEAGMGITTLPRLALPPDHPRLRFRPLGRPQVEREISIVRPARRSLSPAAALLERAVLEASAGWQSADTP from the coding sequence ATGATCGACCTGAAGGTCTCGCAGATCCGCTACTTCCTGCTGGTGGCGGAGCACGGCGGCTTTCACGCTGCTGCTGAACACGCCCACCGGACCCAGCCGGCCATCTCCCAGGCGGTGCGGGAGCTGGAGCGCAAACTCGGGGAACCGCTGCTGGAGAAGGGTGGCAAGGTGCAGCTCACCCCCTACGGGGAGCAGGCCATGCCCATGCTCCAGGGGCTGGTGGATCACCATGACCGGGTGGGTGAAGAGCTCCAGCGTCTGGCACACCACGAGGTGGGACTGTTGCACATCGCGACCGTGCCGTCCGTTGCCAGCCGTCTCCTCCCCGGGTTGCTGGAAGCGTTCATTCGCGACCACCCCGGACTGGACGTGACGGTGCAGGACGGCTCGGCAGATAGCGTGATGGCCCTGGTCAAGGCACGGCAGGTGGACTTCGGAATCACCAGTGCCCTGGGGCCACTGGAGGAATTCCGCGTGGAACCGGTCTACCACGACCGAATCGGGGTGGTCTTCCGTGACGACCACCCGCTGGCCACGGCCACGGGCGCACTCGCGTGGGAGGCCCTGCGGCCCTACAAACTCATCCGCAACGGTACCTCACGTCTGCTGGAACACACCGAAGCTGCGCCGCTGCTCGCTGGCAGCCAGCTCTATGTCTCCAACATGATCTCCCTGCTGGCGTTACTGGAAGCGGGAATGGGGATCACCACTCTCCCCCGACTTGCGTTGCCGCCGGACCACCCACGGCTGCGTTTCCGGCCATTGGGCCGCCCCCAGGTGGAGCGGGAGATCAGTATCGTCCGCCCGGCCCGCCGCAGCCTGTCTCCGGCGGCGGCGCTACTGGAACGCGCCGTGCTGGAGGCGAGCGCCGGATGGCAGTCTGCCGACACCCCCTGA
- a CDS encoding BCCT family transporter, which translates to MSQSTAAEARTGVNAGFGDPWVLGLSGGFIIAFLVFALIDLGQVQSLVDSGHALAAQYLGSFWQLLLLATFFTAIGVAISPAGSAVMGDLDKPEMSTFKWVSIIMCTLLAGGGVFFAAGEPLYHFLETPPVFDAEAGSQAAVAPALAQSFMHWGFLAWAILGALTSIVLVQAHYRYGKPLQPRTLLYPLFGERVMRNPVGGIIDAVCVVSVVAGTVGPIGFLATQVSFGANTLFGLPEGFVTQFGILLVLAAIYVTSAVTGIHKGIQMLSRFNVFLALGIGAFILLFGPTLFLVNSYLQGFGTYINDFLPMATVTSETAPDWWMQWWTVFFFAWFLGYGPLMAMFIARISRGRTIRQMIIALAVAAPIASTVWFTLLGGSGIYYQLTGAIDLAEPLANFQFDVATLTIAQALPLGGLMAVLILILTTIFVATTGDSMSYTISMVATGDQEPHPAVRAFWGIAMALTAGVLLFMGEGSISALQQFIVVTAVPVSLVLLPSLYTGPKMAYAMAREQGLVR; encoded by the coding sequence ATGAGTCAGAGCACAGCGGCCGAGGCCCGCACGGGAGTCAATGCGGGCTTCGGCGATCCATGGGTTCTGGGCCTGAGTGGCGGCTTTATCATCGCCTTTCTGGTCTTCGCGCTGATCGACCTTGGGCAGGTCCAGAGCCTGGTGGACAGTGGCCACGCCCTGGCGGCCCAGTACCTGGGGTCGTTCTGGCAGCTGCTGTTGCTTGCGACGTTCTTCACGGCCATCGGCGTGGCCATCTCACCCGCGGGCAGTGCCGTGATGGGCGATCTCGACAAACCCGAGATGAGCACCTTCAAGTGGGTATCCATCATCATGTGCACCCTGCTCGCCGGAGGTGGCGTGTTCTTCGCCGCCGGCGAGCCGCTGTACCACTTCCTCGAAACGCCTCCGGTATTTGACGCGGAAGCGGGCAGTCAGGCCGCGGTGGCGCCGGCGCTGGCGCAGTCATTCATGCACTGGGGCTTTCTTGCCTGGGCAATCCTGGGGGCTCTTACCAGCATCGTGCTGGTACAGGCCCACTACCGCTACGGTAAACCGCTGCAGCCACGCACCCTTCTCTACCCTCTCTTCGGGGAGCGCGTCATGCGCAACCCCGTGGGTGGCATCATCGACGCCGTGTGTGTCGTCTCCGTGGTGGCCGGTACGGTGGGCCCCATCGGGTTTCTCGCAACCCAGGTCAGTTTCGGCGCCAACACCCTGTTCGGCCTGCCCGAGGGGTTCGTGACGCAGTTCGGTATCCTCCTCGTTCTGGCGGCCATCTACGTGACCTCGGCGGTCACCGGCATCCACAAGGGCATCCAGATGCTCAGCCGGTTCAACGTCTTTCTTGCCCTGGGCATCGGCGCCTTCATTCTGCTGTTCGGCCCAACCCTGTTCCTGGTCAACAGCTACCTGCAGGGTTTCGGCACCTACATCAACGACTTCCTGCCCATGGCCACGGTCACCAGCGAGACAGCACCGGACTGGTGGATGCAGTGGTGGACGGTGTTCTTCTTCGCCTGGTTCCTGGGCTACGGACCGCTGATGGCGATGTTCATCGCACGCATCTCCCGGGGCCGAACGATCCGCCAGATGATCATCGCACTCGCTGTTGCGGCGCCCATTGCCTCCACTGTCTGGTTCACACTGCTGGGCGGCTCGGGCATCTACTACCAGCTCACCGGTGCCATCGACCTGGCAGAGCCTCTGGCGAACTTCCAGTTCGACGTGGCCACCCTGACCATCGCTCAGGCGCTCCCCCTTGGTGGCCTGATGGCGGTGCTGATTCTCATCCTGACCACGATCTTCGTGGCCACCACCGGCGACTCCATGAGCTACACCATCTCCATGGTCGCCACCGGGGATCAGGAACCGCACCCGGCCGTGCGGGCGTTCTGGGGCATCGCCATGGCGCTCACCGCAGGCGTACTGCTGTTCATGGGCGAAGGCAGTATTTCGGCGCTGCAGCAGTTCATCGTGGTCACGGCGGTGCCGGTTTCCCTGGTGCTTCTGCCATCACTCTATACCGGCCCCAAGATGGCCTACGCCATGGCGCGGGAGCAGGGGCTCGTACGCTGA
- a CDS encoding NADH-ubiquinone oxidoreductase-F iron-sulfur binding region domain-containing protein, with product MELLNRLMAVQHRHGALTDDVLRGLAREWRVPLHRLEGLRSFYPVFRDQPGAPRRLSVCRDVACRMVAGPDFAERVAAGLADDPGVEVEGVSCLGLCHAAPAALAGHEAVSGSAEQLRDGMTGRRPQPLAGDPPAEVAEVDPYRGADAHYGTLAALLADGRPEAVIDTLEASGLRGMGGAGFPTGRKWRFTRAATGTPRTVVCNADESEPGTFKDRLLLERAPHLVIEAMIIGGWVIGASHGIIYLRHEYEHARAVLEKALQRARADGHIGRNIRGSGFDFELDLFISPGGYIMGEETALLEGLEDRRGEPRNKPPFPTQVGFNGGPTLMNNVETFAMIPRILQGGAEGWKAHGREGYGGLKFLSVSGDVAAPGVYCVAAGTPIREVIERAGGMADGRSLYAFCPGGASTPFLPATLADTAVDFDALAEAGAGLGSGALFVVGSGRDLLDLAIQQVRFFRNESCGKCVPCRTGSAQAVRKLEAAHAGAPEEGLTDLLEALDETLVQTSICGLGQVALTPIMGLLRHFPDEAARLRRPHD from the coding sequence ATGGAGCTTCTGAATCGGCTCATGGCGGTGCAGCACCGCCACGGCGCACTGACGGACGACGTGCTCCGTGGGCTTGCCCGGGAGTGGCGTGTGCCGCTCCACCGCCTCGAAGGCCTGCGCTCCTTCTACCCGGTATTCCGTGACCAGCCCGGCGCGCCGCGCCGTCTCTCCGTATGCCGGGATGTGGCCTGCCGCATGGTCGCGGGCCCTGATTTCGCGGAGCGCGTCGCCGCCGGGCTCGCCGATGATCCCGGCGTGGAGGTGGAAGGGGTGAGCTGCCTCGGGCTCTGCCACGCGGCGCCGGCGGCCCTGGCCGGCCACGAGGCGGTGTCCGGCAGCGCCGAGCAGCTTCGCGACGGGATGACCGGGCGGCGACCGCAGCCACTGGCAGGCGATCCGCCCGCCGAGGTTGCCGAGGTGGACCCGTACCGTGGCGCCGATGCCCATTATGGCACTCTGGCTGCACTGCTGGCCGACGGGCGCCCGGAGGCCGTCATTGACACCCTGGAGGCGTCGGGGTTGCGCGGCATGGGTGGCGCAGGCTTCCCCACCGGGCGCAAGTGGCGCTTCACCCGCGCCGCCACCGGCACACCGCGTACGGTCGTTTGCAATGCCGACGAGAGCGAGCCGGGCACCTTCAAGGATCGGCTACTGCTGGAGCGTGCACCGCACCTGGTGATCGAGGCCATGATCATCGGCGGCTGGGTGATCGGTGCCAGCCACGGCATCATCTACCTGCGGCATGAATACGAACACGCGCGCGCGGTGCTGGAGAAGGCACTTCAGCGTGCGCGGGCGGATGGCCATATCGGCCGTAACATCCGTGGCAGCGGGTTTGATTTCGAGCTGGATCTGTTCATCTCGCCCGGTGGCTACATCATGGGCGAGGAGACGGCGCTGCTGGAGGGCCTGGAAGACCGGCGCGGTGAGCCGCGCAACAAGCCGCCGTTCCCGACGCAGGTTGGCTTCAACGGCGGCCCCACGCTGATGAACAACGTGGAGACCTTCGCCATGATCCCGCGCATCCTGCAGGGCGGGGCCGAGGGCTGGAAGGCGCACGGGCGCGAGGGGTATGGGGGGCTCAAGTTCCTGTCGGTCTCCGGGGATGTGGCGGCGCCGGGTGTCTATTGCGTTGCGGCCGGGACGCCGATTCGCGAGGTGATCGAACGCGCCGGCGGCATGGCGGATGGCCGGTCGCTGTATGCGTTCTGTCCCGGTGGTGCCTCGACGCCGTTTCTGCCGGCAACGCTGGCCGACACGGCTGTGGATTTCGACGCGCTGGCCGAGGCCGGGGCGGGGCTTGGTTCCGGTGCCCTGTTCGTGGTGGGAAGTGGGCGCGACCTGCTGGATCTCGCCATTCAGCAGGTGCGTTTCTTCCGCAACGAATCCTGCGGCAAGTGCGTGCCCTGCCGCACCGGCTCCGCCCAAGCGGTGCGCAAGCTCGAGGCCGCCCACGCCGGTGCCCCGGAGGAGGGGCTGACCGACCTGCTGGAAGCGCTGGACGAGACCCTGGTGCAGACCTCCATTTGCGGCCTGGGCCAGGTGGCTCTGACGCCGATCATGGGGTTGCTGCGCCATTTTCCCGATGAAGCCGCGCGACTGCGGAGGCCGCATGACTGA
- a CDS encoding dipeptidase — MSAKASIDIAAARELHERLTVVDGLQYSNWDRSVFQQLHEGGVHAVHVTVAYWENARETLSRIGEWGRRYAAHGDLIRPVAGAADIRQAREEGRVGVFYGFQNCSPIEDEIDLVAVFRQLGVFLMQLTYNNQSLLGTGCYEEEDTGITRFGREVIREMNRVGMIIDMSHSAERTTLEAIELSARPVVVSHANPLFFRDVARNKSERVLRALAGSGGLLGFSAYPLHLGGGSECTLDAYCDMIARTADLMGVEHLGIGTDLCHRQPDQVLGWMRNGRWRRVLDGDEPESPRWPAQPAWFRDGSDFPNITAGLLARGFSETEIAGIMGENWLRVLEQGIAPQSQ, encoded by the coding sequence ATGAGTGCGAAAGCATCCATTGATATCGCCGCCGCCCGCGAGCTGCACGAACGGCTTACGGTCGTGGACGGGCTGCAGTACTCCAATTGGGACCGGTCCGTGTTCCAGCAGCTGCACGAGGGCGGGGTGCACGCCGTCCACGTGACGGTCGCTTACTGGGAGAACGCCCGCGAGACCCTGAGTCGCATCGGGGAGTGGGGCCGTCGCTACGCCGCCCACGGTGACCTGATCCGGCCCGTGGCCGGGGCCGCCGATATCCGGCAGGCGCGGGAGGAGGGGCGTGTGGGCGTGTTCTATGGCTTCCAGAACTGCTCCCCCATCGAGGACGAGATCGACCTGGTGGCGGTATTCCGCCAGTTGGGCGTCTTCCTGATGCAGCTTACCTACAATAATCAGAGTCTGCTCGGGACGGGTTGCTACGAGGAGGAAGACACCGGCATCACCCGCTTCGGTCGCGAGGTCATACGGGAGATGAACCGTGTCGGCATGATCATCGACATGTCCCACAGCGCCGAACGCACCACCCTGGAAGCGATCGAGCTTTCCGCCCGGCCAGTGGTGGTCTCTCACGCCAACCCGCTGTTTTTCCGGGATGTGGCGCGTAACAAGTCGGAGCGCGTTCTACGCGCCCTGGCCGGCAGTGGCGGGCTGCTGGGGTTCAGCGCTTACCCGCTCCATCTCGGTGGCGGGTCGGAGTGCACCCTGGACGCGTATTGCGACATGATTGCCCGTACCGCCGATCTCATGGGTGTGGAACACTTGGGTATTGGCACGGACCTGTGCCATCGGCAGCCGGATCAGGTGTTGGGCTGGATGCGCAATGGCCGCTGGCGGCGGGTGCTCGACGGGGACGAACCGGAGTCGCCGCGCTGGCCCGCGCAGCCCGCATGGTTCCGCGACGGCAGTGATTTCCCCAACATCACCGCCGGTCTCCTCGCCCGTGGGTTCAGCGAGACGGAGATCGCCGGAATCATGGGCGAGAACTGGCTGCGTGTCCTTGAGCAGGGGATCGCGCCGCAATCGCAGTGA
- a CDS encoding aldehyde dehydrogenase family protein produces MAAIYRNLIGGEWQEGDRTVANINPSDTEDTIGHYAQATAAQVSEAFAAARRAQPEWSGAGLERRHQALMNAGAELMARSSELGRELSREEGKPLAEGVGEVYRAGQFFQYYAAEVHRQFGETVDSVRPGIEIDIRREPVGVVGVISPWNFPMATAAWKIAPALAFGNAVVFKPANLVPASAWAMVEVLQRQDLPAGAINLVMGSGQVVGEAMINSSDIDALSFTGSQDVGRRVASATAANLVRCQLEMGSKNALVVMDDADLDLAVQAAVAGGYSGTGQKCTASSRLVVHAAVHDAFVERLAERLAAMRVGDALDQATEVGPLADATQLDSVEGYIRLAESEGARRVVGGERVDAGKPGYYLSPCLLTGTDNRMRINQEEAFGPLAAVIRVEDFDHAMRVVNDTVFGLTAGIVTNSLHHAGRFRREAVAGCVMVNLPTAGTDYHVPFGGRRTSSFGPREQGQYAREFYTTVKTSYIRS; encoded by the coding sequence ATGGCAGCGATTTATCGCAACCTGATCGGTGGAGAGTGGCAGGAGGGCGACCGCACCGTTGCCAATATCAATCCGTCAGATACCGAGGACACCATCGGCCACTATGCCCAGGCGACGGCAGCCCAGGTGAGCGAAGCCTTTGCCGCCGCGCGCCGCGCCCAGCCCGAGTGGAGCGGTGCGGGGCTGGAACGGCGCCACCAGGCCCTGATGAATGCCGGCGCGGAACTCATGGCGCGCAGCAGTGAGCTGGGGCGTGAGCTCTCCCGGGAAGAGGGCAAACCCCTGGCGGAAGGGGTTGGCGAAGTCTACCGCGCCGGTCAGTTCTTTCAGTACTACGCTGCCGAGGTGCACCGGCAGTTCGGCGAAACCGTCGACTCCGTGCGGCCGGGTATCGAGATCGACATCCGCCGCGAGCCAGTTGGCGTTGTTGGTGTCATCAGCCCGTGGAACTTCCCCATGGCCACCGCGGCGTGGAAGATTGCTCCGGCGTTGGCTTTCGGCAATGCGGTGGTGTTCAAGCCGGCCAATCTGGTGCCTGCCAGTGCCTGGGCCATGGTGGAGGTGCTCCAGCGCCAGGATCTCCCGGCAGGGGCCATCAACCTGGTCATGGGTAGTGGGCAGGTGGTTGGCGAAGCGATGATCAACAGCTCCGACATCGACGCCCTGAGCTTTACCGGCTCCCAGGATGTGGGGCGGCGCGTGGCCAGTGCCACCGCGGCCAACCTGGTGCGTTGCCAGTTGGAGATGGGCAGCAAGAATGCCCTGGTGGTCATGGACGACGCCGATCTGGATCTCGCCGTGCAGGCGGCGGTGGCGGGAGGCTACTCCGGTACCGGCCAGAAGTGCACCGCGTCGTCGCGGCTAGTGGTCCATGCGGCGGTGCACGATGCCTTCGTGGAGCGACTGGCCGAGCGGCTGGCGGCCATGCGCGTGGGGGATGCCCTCGATCAGGCAACAGAGGTCGGCCCGCTGGCCGACGCCACCCAGCTGGACAGCGTGGAAGGCTACATCCGCCTGGCGGAGAGCGAAGGGGCGCGGCGTGTGGTCGGTGGCGAACGGGTTGATGCCGGCAAGCCAGGCTATTACCTCTCCCCATGTTTGCTCACGGGGACCGACAACCGGATGCGCATCAATCAGGAAGAGGCCTTCGGCCCCCTGGCGGCGGTGATCCGGGTGGAGGACTTCGACCACGCCATGCGCGTGGTCAACGACACCGTCTTCGGGCTCACCGCCGGCATTGTGACCAACAGTCTGCACCACGCCGGGCGGTTCCGGCGCGAGGCGGTGGCCGGCTGCGTGATGGTGAACCTGCCCACCGCTGGCACGGACTACCACGTGCCCTTCGGCGGACGACGCACGTCGAGCTTTGGTCCGCGGGAACAGGGACAGTACGCCCGGGAGTTCTACACCACGGTGAAGACCAGCTACATCCGGAGCTGA
- a CDS encoding 2Fe-2S iron-sulfur cluster-binding protein: MTDTVSLSIDGQALEVPAGTTIWDAARMLGIDIPVLCHSTRMRPVGVCRMCVVDTGARNLQASCVRPCEDGMVVQTDSEKVRRNRRMLLELLMADYPAPGNREATTGDDELLALAREYDVEHSRFQASAPAAPAPVDDSSPVIVVDHAACILCDRCIRGCDELQHNDVMTRSGKGAATHIAFDLDVPMGESTCVACGECQAVCPTGALTNRSLHGLHVLAEDGE, translated from the coding sequence ATGACTGACACCGTCTCCCTGAGCATCGACGGCCAGGCCCTGGAGGTGCCCGCCGGCACCACGATCTGGGATGCCGCGCGCATGCTCGGCATCGACATTCCCGTGCTCTGCCACAGTACACGCATGCGCCCGGTGGGCGTCTGCCGCATGTGCGTAGTGGATACCGGGGCACGCAACCTGCAGGCCTCCTGCGTGCGCCCCTGCGAGGACGGCATGGTCGTGCAGACCGATTCAGAGAAAGTCCGTCGCAACCGGCGCATGCTGCTGGAGCTGCTCATGGCCGATTACCCGGCGCCGGGGAACCGGGAAGCGACAACGGGTGATGACGAGCTGCTGGCTCTTGCGCGGGAGTACGACGTCGAGCACAGCCGTTTCCAGGCGTCCGCCCCGGCTGCGCCTGCTCCCGTGGACGACTCCTCGCCGGTGATCGTCGTGGACCATGCCGCCTGCATCCTGTGCGACCGCTGCATCCGCGGCTGCGACGAGCTCCAGCACAACGACGTGATGACCCGCAGCGGCAAGGGTGCGGCCACGCACATCGCGTTCGACCTGGACGTGCCCATGGGCGAGAGCACCTGTGTGGCCTGCGGCGAGTGCCAGGCCGTGTGTCCCACTGGTGCACTGACCAACCGCAGCCTGCACGGGCTGCATGTTCTCGCGGAGGACGGAGAATGA